Proteins encoded within one genomic window of Heptranchias perlo isolate sHepPer1 chromosome 35, sHepPer1.hap1, whole genome shotgun sequence:
- the LOC137302474 gene encoding LOW QUALITY PROTEIN: baculoviral IAP repeat-containing protein 1-like (The sequence of the model RefSeq protein was modified relative to this genomic sequence to represent the inferred CDS: inserted 2 bases in 1 codon), which produces MATQHSDPSSQPEKDTQDAEPFLHHRQLDPGKLQAIMPFVNLDIFKLAEEMEKGNEAIFRQRKRGFNHQMRSEVKRLKTFESSKPYSSWSPEEMASTGFYCTGLNKSMQCFCCGGVFFSTSISKSPGSEHRRFEPDCGFVKMLDVGNIPKYAVRVQIPEDIPLEREEQLKEKQTRLETFKDWPFYAKIEPDLLAKAGFFHTGIKDKVQCFTCGGSLANWEEDDDPWKEHAKWFPKCEYLQSEKSAAEIDQYKRSYTGFHGITAAHFITTTSCTVDISRPQSLSEGSYSDVTVASQHHILGHLLSGVDQECNRNIFGDEKTRLESFHTWPRDINANLADLAEAGFFYRGFCDNIQCFCCGIQLHNWEEGDDAWKEHKRHSSHCPYLLRKENSDGGDVDREKQKFKEFSFTAMAEEAKLETGDSVCGAISSNENNWIQTAKGMNNYLRKLYRSSSFSKMFFGDHVSVDLRFIYAELHLVKKNIRDQALQRVTLAELLRDLNRVTVVEGEVGSGKSALLRKVAVLWASGRCPVLDRFKVVLHLSLRSVRRGQGVAEAFKGQLLGPGIPLSDNSFKDVIYHLREQVLILLDDYGEADSGLPQFIEEELIHKNHLSNVAIVVGVRTNRTGRVRQFANSIISIAEFPLSSSVYILKTLFSHDIPRLQKLIYELGWSQTLKGILKTPLFAYAVCLLWVQFPQEGSLNCLVIFKAFLAHNVQRRRQEEEMVEATVSSCGHLALTGLFESRFEFVDEDLTEAGVDEEEALRLGLLSKFTAQRLKPIYRFYHASFQEYLAGKRMSELIASDVTELHEKGVDYLRRIDTFLKAFTRYYFFLLYAGGSSAAAAPHIVSHLLDMTQRTSSFDSQADAGDYLGHHPDLELSQDLFILLFQTFSDEALVDEATKFVLEFALKCAAGSRATAACAPLILKFLGGKQLNFATSVSEQSYMLNFLILYPETMSILSHIQFSVSGKKQTPRSNYLEFAECMGGXYEAAFQSLSKAMEKTAREEQQIANFFSLVSKHIPHALMLPFHLASERYRVPKLKLNMTHIDALQEGDSKNLGTLCSLSECIELTLRESQGALGEMEPAVKLYRERFKALVVNNNTLSKDEQDLIISMWTLESLELVFNNDQLPEYLLSRLDKFAHLKELKIDVRPPQRIIDKLPEGFTNLHNIEKLILSGINLMEDSSKLAWFLRNFPNIRIFHLDCNRCPGFEELISVLSSCTLLEELVLRNFHLSPTETSSLAASFKKFKHLKVLDIPVHMFSHVEQSEAFAHALGSLEKLEELHFGINQGTITAAPAITEQLQFMRHLKVLTINKGLDDQSLVNLAKAVKSGHLSSLEILNLNVNEHLTDLGWRDFFLTLDNANKLKELHISRFYTNQLKPQPDTFKAFVQCVSRLPALVIIRMLSWMLDPMDFNMFNAMKESHPQSRRLNLLWQWLLPFTPIVQAEG; this is translated from the exons ATGGCGACTCAGCACTCAGACCCGTCGTCTCagccagagaaagacacacaagaCGCTGAACCTTTCCTTCACCATCGTCAGCTAGATCCTGGGAAGCTGCAGGCAATTATGCCTTTCGTTAACCTCGACATATTCAAACTTGCGGAGGAGATGGAAAAAGGCAATGAAGCAATTTTCCGGCAAAGGAAGAGAGGCTTCAACCATCAGATGAGAAGTGAAGTGAAGAGACTGAAGACCTTTGAGAGCTCCAAGCCATATTCCTCCTGGAGCCCTGAGGAGATGGCCAGCACGGGCTTTTATTGCACTGGTTTGAATAAGAGCATGCAGTGCTTCTGCTGTGGGGGGGTTTTTTTTTCAACGAGCATCTCAAAATCGCCCGGATCAGAGCATCGGAGGTTTGAGCCGGACTGCGGCTTTGTAAAAATGTTGGATGTCGGAAACATCCCAAAGTACGCTGTCCGAGTCCAGATACCCGAGGACATTCCGCTCGAGCGAGAGGAGCAACTGAAAGAGAAACAAACCAGACTCGAGACCTTTAAAGACTGGCCTTTCTACGCGAAGATAGAGCCTGATTTATTGGCGAAAGCAGGATTCTTCCATACAG GTATCAAGGATAAAGTCCAGTGCTTTACCTGCGGTGGAAGCTTAGCAAACTGGGAAGAAGATGATGATCCATGGAAGGAGCATGCCAAATGGTTTCCAAA gtgtgagtatcttcaGAGTGAGAAATCAGCAGCGGAAATTGACCAGTACAAACGAAGCTACACCGGATTTCATGGAATTACG GCAGCCCATTTTATCACCACAACTTCTTGTACTGTGGACATCAGCAGGCCACAATCCCTCAGTGAGGGATCTTATTCTG ATGTTACCGTGGCCTCACAACATCACATTCTTGGCCATTTGTTATCCGGGGTAGATCAGGAATGCAATCGAAATATATTCGGGGATGAGAAAACACGCTTGGAATCGTTTCACACCTGGCCAAGAGATATCAACGCAAACCTGGCAGACCTAGCAGAAGCTGGGTTTTTCTATAGAG GTTTTTGTGACAACATTCAGTGTTTCTGTTGTGGCATTCAGTTACACAACTGGGAGGAAGGAGATGATGCATGGAAAGAACATAAGAGACACTCCTCGCA TTGTCCATATCTTCTCAGGAAGGAAAATTCAGATGGTGGTGATGTGGACCGAGAGAAACAAAAGTTTAAGGAATTCTCGTTCACTGCAATG GCTGAAGAAGCCAAGTTGGAGACTGGAGATTCTGTCTGTGGAG CGATATCATCTAATGAGAATAACTGGATACAGACGGCAAAAGGAATGAATAACTATTTAAGAAAACTGTACCGTTCCTCCAGTTTCAGTAAAATGTTCTTTGGTGACCACGTGTCTGTTGACCTTCGATTCATCTACGCAGAGCTTCACCTGGTCAAGAAGAACATTAGGGACCAAGCATTGCAGAGGGTCACGTTGGCAGAATTGCTTCGAGATCTAAACCGCGTGACAGTTGTAGAGGGCGAGGTTGGCAGCGGCAAGTCCGCTCTCTTGCGGAAGGTGGCGGTCCTCTGGGCGTCAGGGCGCTGCCCTGTTctggacagatttaaggtggtcctTCACCTATCATTGCGCTCTGTTAGAAGAGGCCAGGGTGTGGCTGAGGCTTTCAAGGGTCAACTGTTGGGACCAGGCATCCCATTGAGTGACAACTCCTTTAAAGACGTCATCTACCACTTGAGGGAGCAGGTACTGATTTTGTTGGATGATTATGGCGAGGCTGACTCTGGACTGCCCCAATTTATTGAAGAGGAGTTAATCCACAAGAACCACTTGAGCAATGTAGCCATTGTCGTCGGGGTTAGAACAAACAGAACTGGAAGGGTCAGGCAGTTCGCCAATTCAATCATCTCCATCGCAGAGTTCCCATTGTCCAGCTCGGTTTACATATTGAAGACCCTGTTTTCACATGACATACCCCGCCTCCAGAAATTAATTTACGAGCTAGGCTGGTCTCAGACTTTAAAAGGCATCTTGAAAACCCCACTTTTTGCCTATGCTGTTTGCCTTTTATGGGTACAGTTTCCCCAGGAAGGTTCGCTCAACTGTCTTGTTATATTTAAAGCCTTCCTGGCCCACAACGTGCAAAGACGTCGCCAAGAAGAAGAGATGGTGGAGGCTACAGTGTCGTCCTGCGGCCACCTCGCCTTGACAGGACTTTTCGAATCCCGTTTTGAGTTCGTGGATGAAGACCTAACTGAAGCTggagtagatgaggaagaggcacTCAGGCTGGGGCTACTCAGCAAGTTCACGGCGCAGAGACTGAAGCCCATCTACAGGTTCTACCATGCCTCCTTCCAGGAGTATTTAGCAGGGAAGCGAATGAGTGAGCTGATCGCATCGGATGTCACCGAGCTGCACGAGAAGGGGGTCGATTATCTCCGACGAATCGACACATTCCTCAAGGCCTTCACTCGCTATTACTTTTTCCTGTTGTACGCGGGTGGTTCATCGGCTGCAGCCGCCCCGCACATTGTTTCTCACTTGCTCGATATGACCCAAAGGACATCTTCATTCGATAGCCAGGCCGATGCCGGTGACTATCTGGGACATCATCCTGATTTAGAATTGTCGCAAGATCTCTTCATTCTGCTCTTTCAGACTTTTAGCGACGAAGCCCTGGTCGACGAGGCAACCAAATTTGTGCTGGAGTTTGCTTTAAAATGCGCTGCGGGTAGCCGGGCTACAGCTGCATGCGCTCCGTTGATCTTGAAGTTTTTGGGAGGGAAACAATTAAACTTTGCAACATCTGTGTCGGAGCAAAGTTACATGTTAAACTTTCTAATATTGTACCCGGAGACCATGTCCATCCTGAGTCACATCCAATTCTCAGTATCTGGGAAGAAGCAAACTCCTCGGTCGAATTATTTGGAATTTGCAGAGTGCATGGGTGG CTATGAGGCTGCATTTCAATCGTTGAGCAAAGCAATGGAGAAGACTGCAAGAGAGGAACAGCAAATCGCTAACTTCTTCTCGCTGGTCAGTAAACACATTCCACATGCCCTCATGTTACCCTTCCATTTAGCATCAGAACGCTACAGGGTTCCTAAGCTCAAACTTAACATGACCCATATCGATGCTTTGCAAGAGGGTGATTCGAAGAACTTAGGAACGCTGTGCTCTCTTTCTGAATGCATTGAGCTCACTCTTCGGGAAAGCCAAGGTGCTCTCGGAGAGATGGAACCAGCTGTCAAGTTGTACAGGGAACGATTCAAGGCATTGGTGGTAAATAACAACACGTTAAGCAAAGATGAACAAGACCTGATCATCTCAATGTGGACGCTGGAATCTCTCGAACTGGTTTTCAATAATGATCAATTACCAG AGTACCTGCTCAGCCGACTGGACAAATTCGCTCACCTGAAAGAGCTCAAGATTGACGTCAGACCGCCACAGAGGATCATTGACAAACTCCCCGAGGGCTTCACCAACCTGCACAATATTGAAAAACTCATCCTGTCTGGAATCAACTTAATGGAAGATTCTTCAAAATTAG CTTGGTTTCTTAGGAACTTTCCCAACATCCGAATCTTCCATCTGGATTGCAACAGGTGCCCAGGGTTTGAGGAACTGATCAGCGTCTTGTCATCGTGCACACTGTTGGAAGAGCTGGTACTGAGAAACTTCCACCTGTCCCCCACAGAAACTTCCTCCCTCG CTGCTTCCTTCAAAAAGTTTAAACATCTCAAAGTACTGGACATCCCAGTCCACATGTTTTCTCATGTAGAGCAGTCAGAAGCTTTTG CCCATGCCCTTGGTTCTCTTGAAAAGCTGGAAGAGTTACACTTTGGTATCAACCAGGGGACCATTACTGCTGCTCCAGCAATAACTGAACAGTTGCAGTTCATGCGGCACCTTAAGGTCCTCACCATCAACAAGGGTTTGGATGATCAGAGTTTGGTAAATCTCG caaaaGCAGTCAAAAGCGGTCACCTTTCGAGCCTTGAAATTCTCAACCTGAACGTGAATGAGCATCTCACTGACCTGGGATGGAGGGACTTCTTTCTGACACTGGACAACGCGAACAAGCTGAAGGAACTgcatatttccagattttatacCAATCAGTTAAAGCCCCAGCCAGATACGTTCAAGGCATTCGTGCAATGTGTCTCCAGACTCCCTGCCTTAGTGATCATCCGCATGTTGAGCTGGATGTTAGATCCAATGGACTTTAACATGTTCAACGCCATGAAGGAGAGCCACCCTCAGTCTAGACGGCTGAACCTGTTGTGGCAGTGGCTCCTTCCGTTCACGCCAATCGTACAGGCGGAGGGGTAG